From the genome of Streptomyces sp. NBC_01260, one region includes:
- a CDS encoding DMT family transporter has protein sequence MSSIAVPALAPPRRAWLTDLPVLLVAVVWGSSYLAAKGITTAQTVIAVLVLRFAVVLPVLVIAGRRRLVALSAAQWRGAGLLGLVLSGIFLVETYGIVHTSATNAGLIISLTMIFTPLAEAAVTRVRPTGTFLAAAALSVAGVVLLTQGGGFTSPSAGDLLMLVAALARTLHVLLMARIRSVRSADSLSLTTVQLGSAVAVFALLAAVPGTGESPWSVAAGFGVREWGGLLFLSVFCTLFAFFVQMWSVRRTSPSRVSLLLGTEPLWAAAVGIAIGGERLGVLGVAGAVLVLAGTAWGRRSVAAATAAP, from the coding sequence GTGTCCTCAATCGCCGTGCCCGCCCTCGCGCCGCCGCGCCGGGCGTGGCTCACCGATCTGCCCGTCCTGCTGGTCGCGGTGGTCTGGGGTTCCAGCTATCTGGCCGCCAAGGGCATCACCACGGCGCAGACCGTCATCGCCGTGCTCGTGCTCAGGTTCGCCGTCGTACTGCCCGTCCTGGTGATCGCCGGACGGCGTCGGCTGGTGGCGCTGAGCGCGGCCCAGTGGCGGGGCGCGGGGCTGCTGGGCCTGGTGCTCAGCGGGATCTTCCTGGTGGAGACGTACGGCATCGTGCACACCTCGGCGACCAACGCCGGGCTCATCATCAGCCTCACCATGATCTTCACCCCGCTCGCCGAGGCCGCGGTGACCCGCGTCCGGCCCACCGGGACCTTCCTCGCCGCCGCCGCGCTCTCCGTGGCCGGCGTGGTGCTGCTGACCCAGGGCGGCGGATTCACCAGCCCGTCGGCGGGCGATCTGCTGATGCTCGTGGCCGCTCTCGCCCGCACGCTTCACGTACTGCTGATGGCGCGCATCAGGTCCGTCCGGTCGGCGGACTCGCTGTCGCTGACCACCGTCCAGCTCGGCAGTGCGGTCGCCGTCTTCGCGCTGCTGGCCGCCGTCCCCGGAACCGGCGAGTCGCCGTGGTCGGTCGCGGCCGGATTCGGCGTCCGTGAGTGGGGCGGGCTGCTCTTCCTGTCGGTCTTCTGCACGCTCTTCGCGTTCTTCGTGCAGATGTGGTCCGTACGCCGCACCTCGCCGTCCCGGGTCAGTCTGCTGCTCGGTACGGAACCCCTGTGGGCCGCCGCCGTCGGCATCGCGATCGGCGGCGAACGCCTCGGCGTCCTCGGAGTGGCGGGCGCGGTCCTGGTGCTGGCGGGCACGGCCTGGGGGCGTCGCAGCGTGGCCGCGGCCACGGCCGCGCCCTGA
- the allB gene encoding allantoinase AllB, translating to MSGTDVKLVLRSTRVVTPGGTRPAAVAVADGKIDAVLAYDAEVPAGARLEDFGDDVLLPGLVDTHVHVNDPGRTEWEGFHTATRAAAAGGITTLLDMPLNSLPPTTTVEHLRVKQRVATPKAHIDTGFWGGAVPSNVKDLRPLHEAGVFGFKCFLSPSGVEEFPELDQEQLARSMAEIAGFGGLLIVHAEDPHHLASAPQRGGPAYADFLASRPRDAENTAIEGLIAHAKRLNARVHVLHLSSSDALPLIATAKREGVRVTVESCPHFLTLTAEEVPDGATEFKCCPPIREAANQDALWEGLADGTIDCIVSDHSPCTTDLKTPDFASAWGGISSLQLGLPAIWTEARRRGHSLDDVARWMSAAPAELAGLRDKGAIEAGRDADFAVLAPDATFTVDPAELFHRNQVTAYAGRTLHGVVRSTWLRGVRIASDGILAGPTGRLLERNR from the coding sequence GTGTCCGGTACGGACGTGAAGCTGGTACTGCGCTCGACGCGCGTCGTCACTCCCGGGGGGACACGGCCCGCGGCGGTCGCCGTCGCCGACGGGAAGATCGACGCCGTCCTGGCGTACGACGCGGAGGTGCCCGCGGGTGCCCGGCTGGAGGACTTCGGCGACGATGTCCTGCTGCCCGGTCTGGTGGACACCCATGTCCATGTGAACGACCCCGGGCGCACCGAGTGGGAGGGCTTCCACACCGCCACCCGCGCCGCCGCGGCCGGCGGGATCACCACCCTGCTCGACATGCCGCTCAACTCGCTCCCGCCGACCACCACCGTCGAGCACCTGCGGGTCAAGCAGCGGGTGGCCACCCCCAAGGCGCACATCGACACCGGCTTCTGGGGCGGCGCCGTCCCGTCGAACGTCAAGGACCTCCGCCCGCTGCACGAGGCCGGGGTCTTCGGCTTCAAGTGCTTCCTGTCGCCCTCCGGCGTGGAGGAGTTTCCCGAGCTGGACCAGGAGCAGCTGGCCCGGTCGATGGCGGAGATCGCCGGTTTCGGCGGGCTCCTGATCGTGCACGCCGAGGACCCGCACCACCTGGCGTCCGCCCCGCAGCGCGGCGGCCCCGCCTACGCCGACTTCCTCGCCTCCCGGCCGCGCGACGCCGAGAACACCGCGATCGAGGGGCTGATCGCCCACGCCAAGCGGCTGAACGCCCGCGTCCATGTGCTGCACCTGTCCTCCAGCGACGCACTGCCGCTGATCGCCACCGCCAAGCGCGAGGGCGTACGCGTCACGGTCGAGTCCTGCCCGCACTTCCTCACTCTCACCGCCGAGGAGGTCCCGGACGGCGCCACCGAGTTCAAGTGCTGCCCGCCCATCCGTGAGGCGGCCAACCAGGACGCGCTGTGGGAGGGGCTGGCAGACGGCACCATCGACTGCATCGTCTCCGACCACTCCCCCTGCACCACCGACCTCAAGACGCCGGACTTCGCCTCGGCGTGGGGCGGCATCTCCTCCCTCCAGCTCGGACTGCCCGCCATCTGGACCGAGGCCCGCAGGCGTGGCCACTCGCTCGACGACGTCGCCCGCTGGATGTCGGCGGCCCCCGCCGAACTGGCCGGGCTGCGCGACAAGGGTGCGATCGAGGCCGGCCGCGACGCCGACTTCGCCGTCCTCGCGCCCGACGCCACCTTCACCGTCGACCCGGCCGAGCTGTTCCACCGCAACCAGGTCACCGCGTACGCCGGCCGGACCCTGCACGGTGTCGTCAGGTCCACCTGGCTGCGCGGCGTACGGATCGCGTCGGACGGCATCCTGGCCGGACCCACCGGCCGCCTCCTCGAAAGGAACCGCTGA
- a CDS encoding TetR/AcrR family transcriptional regulator has product MAGARQDGRVERGNRTRQLVLAHAAAVASVEGLEGLSLGRLATELRLSKSGVFALFGSKEELQLATVRTAVAVYDEHVVQPVRAVPAGLGRVRELYERWIAYSERRVFPGGCFFYAAIAEFDAREGAVHDAVVAAQAGWVAFVERRIEEARVLGEIREDCDVPQLAFEIIAFLELANGDSVLRDSSEGYTRAARAILGRLRAVATDASSLPGTG; this is encoded by the coding sequence ATGGCGGGAGCACGCCAGGACGGAAGGGTCGAACGGGGCAACCGCACCCGGCAGCTGGTTCTCGCGCACGCGGCCGCGGTCGCCTCGGTGGAGGGCCTCGAAGGCCTGTCCCTGGGCCGGCTCGCCACCGAGCTCCGGCTGAGCAAGAGCGGCGTGTTCGCTCTCTTCGGCTCCAAGGAGGAGCTCCAGCTGGCCACCGTGCGCACCGCCGTCGCGGTGTACGACGAGCATGTCGTACAGCCGGTACGGGCCGTTCCGGCCGGGCTGGGGCGGGTCCGGGAGCTGTACGAGCGCTGGATCGCGTACTCGGAGCGGCGGGTGTTCCCGGGGGGCTGCTTCTTCTACGCGGCCATCGCCGAGTTCGACGCGCGCGAGGGCGCGGTGCACGACGCGGTCGTGGCGGCACAGGCCGGCTGGGTCGCCTTCGTGGAGCGCCGGATCGAGGAGGCGCGGGTGCTGGGCGAGATCCGGGAGGACTGCGACGTCCCCCAGCTCGCCTTCGAGATCATCGCGTTCCTGGAACTGGCCAACGGCGACTCGGTGCTCCGTGACAGCTCCGAGGGCTACACGAGGGCGGCGCGCGCGATCCTGGGGCGGCTGCGGGCGGTGGCGACGGACGCGTCGTCGCTGCCCGGCACCGGATAG
- a CDS encoding dihydrofolate reductase family protein, producing the protein MAKLSLITFLTLDGVMQAPGGPEEDPSGGFEYGGWQAPVMDEGLTRFVTEVFDRSAAFLLGRRTYDIFAGYWPGVTDPGNPIASRLNRYPKYVVSTTLEKAEWEHTTVISTDVAAEVARIKERTHGGELQIYGSGELARSLMAQGLIDEYHLLVHPVVLGRGRRLFTDGGPPTAFEVIDSRTTPNGIAINTYRPTGRAAFGSVPDGT; encoded by the coding sequence GTGGCGAAACTGAGCCTCATCACCTTTCTGACGCTCGACGGCGTCATGCAGGCCCCCGGCGGCCCCGAGGAGGACCCGAGTGGAGGATTCGAGTACGGCGGCTGGCAGGCCCCGGTCATGGACGAGGGCCTGACGCGGTTCGTCACGGAGGTGTTCGACCGCTCGGCGGCCTTCCTGCTGGGCAGGCGTACCTACGACATCTTCGCGGGGTACTGGCCGGGGGTCACCGACCCCGGTAACCCCATCGCCTCCCGGCTCAACCGGTATCCCAAGTACGTCGTCTCGACCACGCTGGAGAAGGCCGAATGGGAGCACACCACCGTGATCTCCACCGATGTCGCCGCGGAGGTCGCCCGGATCAAGGAGCGCACGCACGGGGGCGAGCTGCAGATCTACGGCAGTGGCGAGCTCGCCCGGTCCCTGATGGCGCAGGGCCTGATCGATGAGTACCACCTGCTGGTCCACCCGGTCGTGCTCGGCCGCGGCAGGCGGCTGTTCACGGACGGCGGTCCGCCGACCGCCTTCGAGGTGATCGATTCCCGCACGACCCCCAACGGCATCGCGATCAACACCTACCGGCCCACCGGGCGGGCCGCGTTCGGTTCCGTCCCGGACGGTACGTGA
- a CDS encoding GNAT family N-acetyltransferase codes for MAITYEWRGDFDNASLDALHADGFGSPVARTDWRARLERHSLGWVCAWEDRSLTGFVNVVWDGGSHAFILDTVVARHLRSRGVGAALVAVAAEEARAAKCEWLHVDFEEHLRSFYFDACGFRETPAGLIAL; via the coding sequence GTGGCGATCACGTATGAATGGCGGGGCGACTTCGATAACGCATCCCTCGACGCATTGCACGCCGACGGCTTCGGCTCCCCGGTCGCTCGGACCGACTGGCGAGCACGACTTGAGCGCCACAGCCTCGGCTGGGTCTGCGCGTGGGAAGACCGCTCTCTGACCGGATTCGTCAACGTCGTCTGGGACGGCGGATCACACGCCTTCATTCTGGATACGGTGGTCGCCCGGCATCTTCGGTCGAGAGGGGTTGGCGCCGCGCTTGTCGCAGTTGCGGCCGAGGAGGCCCGTGCCGCGAAGTGTGAGTGGCTCCACGTCGACTTCGAGGAGCATCTGCGTTCCTTCTACTTCGATGCCTGTGGCTTCCGGGAGACACCGGCGGGGCTGATCGCCCTCTGA
- a CDS encoding 3-oxoacyl-ACP reductase family protein, whose amino-acid sequence MNSTSSVSSNRVALVTGGSRGIGAATALRLAQDGADVALTYARDEAAAQEVVRKIEACGRRAVALRADSADPKAVPAAVHRTAETFGRLDILVNNAGIGVLGPIDTLTTADVDRVLAVNVRAVFLACRAAAGVMERGGRIISLGTAMSRFAGGPGGTLYAMSKSALSGLTKPLARELGARGITVNLVQPGPVDTDLNPADGPFAAGQRAATALDRFGTAGEVAALIAYLAGDEAAYITGTEILVDGGHAA is encoded by the coding sequence ATGAACAGCACCAGCAGCGTCAGCTCGAACCGCGTCGCTCTCGTCACCGGCGGCAGCCGCGGCATCGGCGCGGCGACCGCCCTGCGGCTCGCCCAGGACGGCGCCGATGTGGCACTGACCTACGCCCGGGACGAAGCCGCCGCCCAGGAGGTCGTGCGGAAGATCGAGGCGTGCGGCCGCCGCGCGGTCGCACTGCGCGCCGACTCGGCCGACCCAAAGGCCGTCCCGGCGGCGGTGCACCGGACGGCGGAGACCTTCGGCCGGCTCGACATCCTGGTCAACAACGCGGGTATCGGCGTCCTCGGCCCCATCGACACCCTCACCACCGCCGATGTCGACCGGGTGCTCGCCGTCAACGTGCGGGCCGTCTTTTTGGCGTGCCGGGCGGCGGCCGGGGTGATGGAGCGCGGCGGCCGCATCATCTCCCTCGGTACGGCGATGAGCCGGTTCGCGGGCGGACCGGGCGGCACGCTCTACGCGATGAGCAAGTCGGCACTGTCGGGACTCACCAAGCCGCTCGCCCGGGAGCTCGGCGCGCGCGGGATCACCGTCAATCTGGTCCAGCCCGGACCGGTGGACACCGACCTCAACCCGGCCGACGGCCCGTTCGCCGCCGGGCAGCGGGCCGCGACCGCACTGGACCGGTTCGGTACGGCCGGTGAAGTGGCGGCGCTCATCGCCTACTTGGCCGGTGACGAGGCCGCGTACATCACGGGGACGGAGATTCTGGTGGACGGTGGCCACGCCGCCTGA
- a CDS encoding DivIVA domain-containing protein, whose amino-acid sequence MFASRGEYERPLHEEFGFRIARRGYDRDQVDAYITRLRSGSPPADVVGFELVRRGYEQSRVDEVIAQLHREAGRGR is encoded by the coding sequence ATGTTCGCGTCACGCGGGGAGTACGAACGTCCGCTGCACGAGGAGTTCGGATTCCGCATCGCCCGGCGCGGATATGACCGCGATCAGGTCGACGCCTACATCACCCGGCTCCGCAGCGGCTCCCCGCCGGCCGATGTCGTGGGCTTCGAGCTGGTCCGCCGCGGCTACGAGCAGAGCCGGGTGGACGAGGTCATCGCCCAGTTGCACCGCGAGGCGGGCCGGGGGCGGTGA
- a CDS encoding ABC transporter ATP-binding protein codes for MTLTLTDVTLTYPDGDGRLTALDRVGLDVPGGTLTAVVGPSGSGKSSLLAVAATLVTPDEGAVVVAGTDTVGLSRADKAALRRERIGIVFQQPNLLPSLTAAEQLQVMAHLSGGAARTARTRALELLDAVGLADKADRRPHQLSGGQRQRINIARALMNDPAVLLVDEPTSALDHERGAAVLDLLITLTRERSTATVMVTHDRTHLDRMDMTVTMQDGRLTAPALA; via the coding sequence ATGACCCTCACGCTCACTGATGTCACGCTCACCTACCCCGACGGCGACGGGCGGCTCACCGCCCTGGACCGGGTCGGACTCGACGTGCCCGGGGGCACCCTCACCGCGGTCGTCGGCCCCTCCGGCTCGGGCAAGTCGAGCCTGCTGGCCGTGGCCGCCACGCTGGTCACCCCGGACGAGGGTGCCGTCGTCGTCGCCGGGACGGACACCGTGGGACTCAGCCGCGCGGACAAGGCGGCGCTGCGCCGCGAGCGGATCGGCATCGTCTTCCAGCAGCCCAACCTGCTGCCGTCCCTGACCGCGGCCGAGCAGCTCCAGGTCATGGCGCACCTGTCGGGCGGCGCGGCCCGGACCGCCCGGACCAGGGCGCTGGAACTGCTCGACGCGGTCGGTCTCGCCGACAAGGCCGACCGCAGGCCGCACCAGCTCTCCGGCGGCCAGCGCCAGCGGATCAACATCGCGCGGGCCCTGATGAACGACCCGGCGGTCCTGCTCGTCGACGAACCGACCAGCGCACTGGACCACGAACGGGGTGCGGCCGTGCTGGATCTGCTCATCACGCTGACCCGGGAGCGGTCCACGGCGACCGTCATGGTCACCCACGACCGGACCCATCTGGACCGGATGGACATGACGGTCACGATGCAGGACGGACGGCTGACCGCCCCGGCACTGGCCTGA
- a CDS encoding putative quinol monooxygenase, with protein MIFIAVRFTVRSADRDKWLPAVEDFTLATRQEPGNVFFDWSYSVENPDQFVLLEAFASAEAGAAHVKSEHFAAAMDRMAELVAETPEIINVEVPGEGWSRMAELQPRTS; from the coding sequence ATGATCTTCATCGCCGTCAGGTTCACCGTCCGCAGCGCCGATCGCGACAAATGGCTCCCGGCCGTCGAGGACTTCACCCTCGCCACCCGGCAGGAGCCGGGCAACGTGTTCTTCGACTGGTCGTACAGCGTCGAGAACCCGGACCAGTTCGTGCTGCTGGAGGCGTTCGCGTCCGCCGAGGCGGGCGCGGCCCACGTGAAGTCCGAGCACTTCGCCGCGGCCATGGACCGGATGGCGGAGCTGGTGGCGGAGACGCCGGAGATCATCAACGTCGAGGTGCCGGGCGAGGGCTGGTCCCGGATGGCGGAGCTTCAGCCGCGCACGAGCTGA
- a CDS encoding IclR family transcriptional regulator, whose amino-acid sequence MPPSHASTSDSKPAGPSGGVQSLERAFDLLERMADAGGEVGLSELSASSGLPLPTIHRLMRTLVVCGYVRQQPNRRYALGPRLIRLGESASRLLGTWARPYLARLVEETGETANMALLDGDEIVYVAQVPSKHSMRMFTEVGRRVLPHSTGVGKALLAHTPPDEVRALLARTGMPAATEKTITTPDGFLDALDQVRRAGYAVDDNEQEIGVRCLAVSVPNSPTSAAISISGPAGRVTEAATERIVPILQQAAKELSEALASSGTSG is encoded by the coding sequence GTGCCGCCGTCCCACGCCAGCACATCCGACTCCAAGCCCGCCGGACCCAGCGGTGGTGTGCAGTCCCTTGAGCGCGCCTTCGATCTGCTGGAACGGATGGCCGATGCGGGGGGCGAGGTCGGTCTGAGTGAGCTCTCCGCGAGCAGCGGACTCCCGCTGCCCACCATTCACCGGCTGATGCGCACTCTCGTGGTCTGCGGATACGTACGCCAGCAGCCCAACCGGCGTTATGCGCTCGGCCCGCGGCTGATCCGGCTCGGCGAGTCCGCCTCACGGCTGCTCGGCACCTGGGCCCGCCCGTATCTCGCACGGCTGGTCGAGGAGACCGGCGAGACCGCGAACATGGCGCTGCTCGACGGCGACGAGATCGTGTACGTGGCGCAGGTGCCGTCCAAGCATTCGATGCGCATGTTCACCGAGGTGGGCCGGCGGGTGCTGCCGCACTCCACCGGTGTCGGCAAGGCACTGCTCGCGCACACCCCGCCGGACGAGGTACGGGCGCTGCTCGCGCGCACCGGGATGCCGGCCGCCACCGAGAAGACGATCACCACCCCCGACGGCTTCCTGGACGCGCTGGACCAGGTCCGCAGGGCCGGCTACGCGGTGGACGACAACGAGCAGGAGATAGGGGTCCGCTGCCTCGCGGTCTCGGTACCCAACTCACCCACCTCGGCCGCGATCTCGATCTCGGGTCCGGCGGGCCGGGTGACCGAGGCGGCCACCGAGCGGATCGTGCCGATCCTCCAGCAGGCCGCCAAGGAGCTCTCCGAGGCACTGGCCAGCAGCGGGACGTCCGGCTGA
- a CDS encoding aldo/keto reductase, with the protein MSETPVHTLNDGRTVPAVGLGTWPLDDDAAERAVAGALGLGYRLVDTALNYGNESGTGRGIARSGVPRQDVFVTTKVPGRHQGYEKTLASFEESRRNLGLSYVDLYLIHWPLPRVDLYVDTWKAMIRLREEGLVRSIGVSNFTAGHLGRLERETGVLPAVNQIEMHPRLPQEELRAVHAAKGIVTESWSPLGRGRDLLADPGLVAIAGTHGVTPGQAVLRWHTQLGAVPVPKSADPGRQRENLDLFGFELTAHELARISSGPQERFGGDPETHEEF; encoded by the coding sequence ATGTCCGAGACCCCGGTGCACACCCTGAACGACGGCCGTACCGTCCCCGCGGTCGGGCTCGGCACCTGGCCGCTGGACGACGACGCGGCGGAGCGGGCCGTCGCCGGGGCTCTGGGGCTCGGCTATCGGCTCGTCGACACCGCGCTCAACTACGGCAACGAGAGCGGCACCGGACGCGGGATCGCCCGCAGCGGCGTGCCCAGACAGGACGTCTTCGTCACCACCAAGGTGCCGGGCCGCCACCAGGGGTACGAGAAGACGCTGGCCTCTTTCGAGGAGTCCCGCCGCAACCTCGGACTCTCCTATGTGGACCTCTATCTCATCCACTGGCCGCTGCCCCGCGTCGATCTGTACGTGGACACCTGGAAGGCGATGATCCGCCTCCGCGAGGAGGGGCTGGTGCGGTCGATCGGGGTCTCCAACTTCACCGCGGGCCACCTCGGCCGGCTGGAGCGCGAGACGGGGGTGCTGCCCGCCGTCAACCAGATCGAGATGCATCCGCGGCTGCCGCAGGAGGAGCTGCGGGCCGTGCACGCCGCCAAGGGCATCGTCACGGAGAGCTGGAGCCCGCTGGGCCGGGGCCGCGATCTGCTCGCCGATCCCGGGCTCGTCGCCATCGCCGGGACGCACGGCGTGACGCCGGGGCAGGCGGTGCTGCGCTGGCACACCCAGCTCGGAGCCGTACCGGTCCCGAAGTCGGCCGACCCGGGACGGCAGCGCGAGAACCTGGACCTCTTCGGCTTCGAGCTGACGGCGCACGAGCTGGCCCGCATCTCGTCGGGGCCGCAGGAGCGGTTCGGCGGGGACCCCGAGACGCACGAGGAGTTCTGA
- a CDS encoding Lrp/AsnC family transcriptional regulator — translation MHGPALGRTRGVGAAGTEPSTLALRVVGISDARCLGHLDWFVRIRSTLEVIDSEFNGALAPTPEDRRLLRLLAEDARTSIATLAHLTATPESTVRRRLNEFVESGLLLFEVEIDPRSTVARSRRSAGWTSNRPGWPT, via the coding sequence ATGCACGGCCCCGCGCTGGGCCGTACCCGGGGCGTGGGAGCTGCCGGCACGGAGCCCTCGACTCTCGCGCTCCGCGTCGTCGGCATCTCCGACGCACGATGCCTCGGCCACCTCGACTGGTTCGTCCGGATCCGCTCCACGCTCGAAGTGATCGACTCTGAGTTCAACGGAGCGCTCGCGCCGACCCCGGAGGACCGCCGGCTCCTGCGTCTGCTCGCCGAGGACGCCCGTACGAGCATCGCGACCCTGGCGCACTTGACGGCCACGCCCGAGTCCACGGTACGGCGCCGGCTGAACGAGTTCGTCGAGAGCGGCCTGCTGCTGTTCGAGGTCGAGATCGACCCCCGCTCTACGGTCGCACGGTCGAGGCGATCTGCTGGCTGGACGTCGAACCGGCCCGGCTGGCCGACGTAG
- a CDS encoding chitin binding peritrophin-A domain-containing protein — translation MNRTHRAAAALLLALAGFACPVPAQASAAAPPACTAEGFFPNPDDQSMFYRCVDFDGTFTRFDFQCGPGTLYHPELVTCVHPWQMPPE, via the coding sequence ATGAATCGTACGCACCGCGCCGCAGCCGCTCTGCTGCTCGCTCTCGCCGGCTTCGCCTGCCCGGTCCCGGCACAGGCCTCCGCAGCGGCACCTCCCGCCTGCACGGCGGAGGGCTTCTTCCCCAACCCGGACGACCAGTCCATGTTCTACCGCTGCGTGGACTTCGATGGAACCTTCACTCGCTTCGACTTCCAGTGCGGGCCGGGCACGCTGTATCACCCCGAACTGGTGACGTGCGTCCACCCGTGGCAGATGCCCCCGGAGTAG
- the alc gene encoding allantoicase: MTATAHFTGDANPYGGGDPYADYRTADFPFTHLVDLADRRLGAGVIAANDEFFAERENLLKPEPAHFDPERFGHKGKIMDGWETRRRRGVSAVQPHPVDADHDWALVRLGAPGVVHGIVVDTAHFRGNYPQAVSVEAVSLPGSPSPEDLRAPDVKWTTLVPRTAIGGHAANGFAVDAGQRFTHLRVNQHPDGGIARLRVYGEVAPDPAWLTALGTFDLVALENGGRVEDASDRFYSPATNTIQPGRSRKMDDGWETRRRRDKGNDWIRYRLVEQADIRAVEIDTAYLKGNSAGWASLSARDGEGGDWTEILPRTRLQPDTDHRFVLSAAVRAEQVRIDIFPDGGISRLRLHGSLTEQGARRLTARHVELGG, encoded by the coding sequence ATGACGGCGACAGCGCACTTCACCGGCGACGCGAACCCGTACGGCGGCGGCGACCCGTACGCCGACTACCGCACCGCAGACTTCCCGTTCACCCACCTCGTGGACCTCGCCGACCGCCGCCTCGGCGCGGGCGTGATCGCCGCCAACGACGAGTTCTTCGCGGAGCGCGAGAACCTGCTGAAGCCGGAGCCGGCCCACTTCGACCCGGAGCGCTTCGGGCACAAGGGCAAGATCATGGACGGCTGGGAGACCCGCCGCCGCCGCGGCGTGAGCGCCGTGCAGCCCCACCCGGTGGACGCGGACCACGACTGGGCGCTGGTCCGCCTCGGCGCGCCCGGTGTGGTGCACGGGATCGTCGTCGACACCGCCCACTTCCGCGGCAACTACCCCCAGGCCGTCTCGGTCGAAGCGGTCTCGCTGCCCGGCTCCCCGTCGCCCGAGGACCTGCGCGCGCCCGACGTGAAGTGGACAACGCTCGTACCCCGTACGGCGATCGGCGGCCACGCGGCCAACGGATTCGCCGTCGACGCGGGACAGCGATTCACCCATCTGCGGGTCAACCAGCACCCCGACGGGGGCATAGCCCGGCTCCGGGTGTACGGCGAAGTCGCCCCGGATCCCGCCTGGCTGACGGCGCTCGGCACCTTCGACCTCGTCGCGCTGGAGAACGGCGGCCGGGTGGAGGACGCCTCCGACCGCTTCTACTCCCCGGCGACCAACACCATCCAGCCCGGCCGGTCCCGCAAGATGGACGACGGCTGGGAGACCCGCCGACGGCGGGACAAGGGAAACGACTGGATCCGCTACCGCCTCGTCGAGCAGGCGGACATCCGGGCCGTCGAGATCGACACTGCGTACCTGAAGGGCAACTCGGCGGGCTGGGCGAGCCTTTCGGCCCGTGACGGAGAGGGCGGCGACTGGACCGAGATCCTGCCCAGGACCCGCCTGCAGCCCGACACCGACCACCGCTTCGTCCTGTCGGCAGCCGTACGCGCCGAGCAGGTGCGGATCGACATCTTCCCGGACGGCGGGATCTCCCGGCTGCGGCTCCACGGCTCACTGACCGAGCAGGGCGCGCGGCGGCTGACCGCGCGCCATGTCGAGCTGGGCGGCTGA
- a CDS encoding TIGR03086 family metal-binding protein: MDIVQLDRAAVLESVRIVESAGPADWDRPTPCSRWTLRRLVEHMGAQHLGFAAASRGEGAGAAVWETRPAGDDPAARYREAADAVLEAFAEPGVLERRFALPEIDAAATFAAATAIGFHFIDYVVHSWDAAASLGMRTAFPPDVVEAALPIALRVPGGERRERPGAAFRPALPCDEGAGGDRADTFRLVLSTLGRSPDWSPPQGS; this comes from the coding sequence ATGGACATCGTGCAGCTCGACCGGGCCGCAGTGCTGGAATCCGTGCGCATCGTGGAGAGCGCGGGCCCCGCCGACTGGGACCGGCCGACCCCCTGCTCCCGCTGGACGCTGCGCCGCCTCGTGGAGCACATGGGCGCCCAGCATCTCGGGTTCGCCGCCGCCTCGCGGGGAGAGGGGGCCGGTGCGGCCGTCTGGGAGACCCGCCCGGCCGGGGACGATCCGGCCGCCCGGTATCGCGAGGCGGCCGACGCGGTATTGGAGGCGTTCGCCGAACCAGGCGTGCTGGAGCGGCGGTTCGCGCTTCCGGAGATCGACGCCGCCGCGACGTTCGCCGCAGCCACCGCGATCGGGTTCCACTTCATCGACTACGTCGTGCACTCCTGGGATGCGGCGGCCTCCCTCGGGATGCGGACCGCCTTCCCTCCGGATGTCGTCGAGGCCGCGCTGCCGATCGCCCTGCGCGTCCCCGGCGGGGAGCGGCGTGAGCGCCCGGGCGCGGCCTTCCGGCCCGCCCTGCCCTGCGACGAGGGGGCGGGAGGTGACCGCGCGGACACCTTCCGGCTCGTGCTGTCGACGCTCGGCCGTTCGCCGGACTGGAGCCCGCCGCAGGGGAGTTGA